In the Pseudonocardia sediminis genome, CCGGACCCGGCGGCTGCTGTTCGCCGAGGAGGCCCGCACCGTCGACAAGGGCGTCAGCATCGCCTACGGCACGATCGACCGGCGGTCTGCGGACACCGACTGGTGGACCTGGCTGTCGACGACCGGGGGCCGCTCCATCGCGATCCGCCCCGACAACGTCGGCACCCTCCGGGCGCACATGAGCTTCCTGACCCCGCCGTTCGGTTTCGAGACCCTGCCGTCCGACGCCCAGATCGCGATCCTGCGGGAACGGTTCCGCGGCGTCGGATGGGAGACCGACCGGGTCGTCGACGGGTTCGTGGCCCGGCCCGAGGAGTTTTACACCGAGCGGATGTCGCAGGTGATCATGCCCCGGTGGAGCGCCGGGCGGGTCGCGCTCGTCGGCGACGCCGCGTGGGGCTCCGGCCCCACGGGCATGGGCACCACGCTGTCCCTGGTCGGGTCGCACGTCCTGGCCGGCGAGCTCGGCCGGACACTGCGCGAGCCCGGTGCGACACCGGCGGCGGCGTTCGCCCGGTACGAGAAGCTCCTGCGCCGCTACGTCGACAGCGCGCAGGGACTGCCTCCGGGTGCGCCGGGGATCCTGCACCCGATGACGTCCACCGGAGTCTCGATCATGCGGGCGTTCCTGCGCGTCACCACCTCCCGGCCGGTCCGGGGCATCGCCGAGAAGAACCTCCTCACCAGCCAGAAGCACGTGCCCGTCCTGCCGGAGTACCCGCGGCTGCGTGGCCGGGACACCTCGGTGGGCGTCCGGTCCTGAACCCCGGTGACCGCGGAACGTGTGCCGGGTATCACCCGTTCGGCGGTCGTCGACGCGGATGCGGTCCCCGCTGATCATCGTCGCCCGCAGCGTCGGCCCGGCGCGCGACACACCTGCCGCACAACGGCATCCGCGCACGTCACACGGCGATTCGGCAACGGAGCCGGGTCCCGATACGGTCGGTCGCGACAGGCCGCCCGGGACCCTGGCGGCCGACCTGAACCGAGAGGAACCCCGATGACGGGAGCCGCGAGCGCGGCCGAGCTGGAGTCGTTGTTGATGACCCGCTCGCTGAACGACCCGGAGCTGATGGCGGCGACCGACGCCACCCCGGACAAGCCGATCCTGCCCGACGTCTCGGTGATCAAGGTCGGTGGCCAGAGCTTCATCGACCGGGGCCGCGAGGCCGTCTACCCGCTGGTCGAGGAGATCCTCGAGGCGCGCCGCACGCACAAGCTGCTGATCGGCACCGGCGGGGGCACCCGCGCCCGCCACGCCTACTCCCTCGCCGCCGAGCTGGGCCTGCCCACCGGTGTGCTGAGCTCGGTCGGCTCCGCGGTCGCCGGGCAGAACGCGCAGATGCTGGGCTACCTGATGGCCCAGCACGGCGTCCCGGTCGTCGCCGGCGCCGGGTTCGACGCCCTGGCGCTGTACCTGTCCGAGGCCCGCGCCGCGAT is a window encoding:
- a CDS encoding FAD-dependent monooxygenase, with translation MSRQRRPRVLITGGSIAGPALAWSLHREGFEAVVLERSPQRRAAGQNIDIRGLGHEILHRMGIHDAVTGSLTGEVGTRFVDESGRPFVEVSPEEGRDGPTAQVEILRGQLAGILLDLIADDVEVRYGDFVTAVDQDATGVDVTLDSGRRERFDLLLVAEGRSSRTRRLLFAEEARTVDKGVSIAYGTIDRRSADTDWWTWLSTTGGRSIAIRPDNVGTLRAHMSFLTPPFGFETLPSDAQIAILRERFRGVGWETDRVVDGFVARPEEFYTERMSQVIMPRWSAGRVALVGDAAWGSGPTGMGTTLSLVGSHVLAGELGRTLREPGATPAAAFARYEKLLRRYVDSAQGLPPGAPGILHPMTSTGVSIMRAFLRVTTSRPVRGIAEKNLLTSQKHVPVLPEYPRLRGRDTSVGVRS
- a CDS encoding uridine kinase, whose translation is MTGAASAAELESLLMTRSLNDPELMAATDATPDKPILPDVSVIKVGGQSFIDRGREAVYPLVEEILEARRTHKLLIGTGGGTRARHAYSLAAELGLPTGVLSSVGSAVAGQNAQMLGYLMAQHGVPVVAGAGFDALALYLSEARAAIFAGMPPYDMWQPLPDEGVIPPYRTDAGCYLVAETYGCKNMIFVKDEDGLYTANPKNDPKATLIPEITVDELIERDLPDLVIERPVLELMRNARYVRSVQIVNGLKPGNLTRALAGEHVGTVITAGGKA